The segment GAGATGCGGTCAAGGGCCATCGTAAGTGCCCCGGTTAGCGGTGCGGCACCGCTGCCGCCAGCCGCCATTTCGCCGATACCAACTGTTGGTAAAATTTCCCGATGATGAGCGCGACGTTAATCGCGCAGACATCGGACCGAGACCGAAAATGGCGGAATTATGCGGTTTTCGCGAATTGGCACGCTGCTTGCGAAGTATGCGGCATCCACCGGATGGTCCGATGGAACGCTTGGACAAGGAAATCAGGAAATGCCCGTACTCAACAACAAGCTCGGTGCCGCTCTCATGTCAGCCGCTTTCACCCTCGTGATGCTGTCGATGGCAATCGCTCCCGCAAACGGTGGTGCGCTGCTCCCGGGCGTCATGGCATGAGCGCCATCGACCGCCAGCGCCCCGCTGTGACCCCCGTGCGATCGGGGTTCGGCCTCGACCGCGCCAATGGCAAGATCTTCGGAGTGTGTTCCGGGATCGGCCTCCACTTCGGGATCGATCCCATGATCGTCCGCGCCGTATTTGCAATCGGCACGATCATCGGTCTTGGATCGTTTGTCCTGATCTATCTGGCGATCGCATTGATCGCTGACTGAGGAGGGCGCGGGGGTATTCCGCGCCCTTTCTCATGCCGCCTCACATCGCGCTGATGCCGCCGTCGAGCTTTAGCTCCGCCCCGGTCATGAAGCTGCTTTCGTCGCTGGCGAGGAACAGCACGCCATCGGCGATCTCCCGGGGTTCCCCGACCCGTTTGAGCGGAATCTGGCGAGCCAGCTTGTCCATGATCACGCTCTTCTCGCGGCCCGAACTCGCGACCATCCCGTCGAGGATCGGCGTGTCGACGAACGTCGGGTGGACCGAATTGCAGCGGATATTCCACCCCATCTTGCCGCAATAGAGCGCGACCGATTTCGACAGCATCCACACCGCCGCCTTGCTGGCATTGTAACCGGGCATCGTGTCGCTCGCGATCAGGCCGGCGATCGAGCTGATGTTGATGATCGACCCGGGCTGGTTGTCCTTCATCAGCGGCAGGGCCTTCTGGCAGCCCAGGAACACGCTTTCGACGTTGATCGCGAAGCCGCGGCGCCAATCTTCGAGCGTGCAGGTCTCGATGTTGCCGCGGACGCCGACGCCCGCGTTGTTCACCAGTACGGACAGTCCGCCGAGCTGGTCCCGCGCCATCTCGATCGCGGCGTTCCACTGATCCTCGCTGGTGACATCGTGCTGCATGGCGAAGGCGGTGCCCGCGCCGTGCGCATCGTTGATCGCGGCGGCGGTCGCTTCCGCCCCGGCGCCGTTGACGTCGGTGCACAGCACCCGCGCGCCCTCACATGCGAGCACCTGGCAGTGCGCCGCGCCCAATCCTTGCGCCGCGCCCGTCACCAGCGCCAGCTTGCCCGCTACCCGTCCACTCATAGTCACCCTCTCCCGATGATCGATGCTCCCAAGAGGAGCAGCAGCTTGGCGTCGATCCCGACACCCGCCCGGCGCCGTTCTTCGACGAACGCGGGCACTTCGTCCAGCGGCACGCGGTGGACGGTGATATCCTCGCTATCCGTCCCGCCGCCGTCGCCGACTTTCGTAAGGCCGCTGGCGCGGAACAGGTAGAAGCTTTCCGACAACATCCCGGGCGAGGAAAAGAACTGGCCGCAGTCTTCCATGCGGCCAGCGCGGTAGCCGGTCTCCTCCTCCAGTTCACGGCGCGCGGCGGTTTCGGTTTCCTCGTCCGCATCGTCGGCGTCGCCGACAAGGCCAGCCGGCAGCTCGAGCGAGCGGAGCCCCATCGGCACGCGGAACTGCTCGACCAGCAACACGTGACCCTGATCGATCGCCACGATCAGCGCCGCACGGATGCCGCGCGCCCGGCTGACGTACTCCCACCGCCCGCGCTTTCGCGCGACGATGAAGCGGCCTTCCCACACGACCTCCTCCGGCGCCTTCCGCATCGGGCGGCAGGTTGGGCTGGTCGCTAGACATCACACCTCGATCAGGCGGTCGGGAAGCTCGTTGCTATCATCCTCGGCGCGCGGGAAGTGCTCGGACAGAACGGCGCCGACATCGGCGATGCCTGCGCTGAGCCCGTCCGCGATGCGGCCTTCACGGATGTGCACCAGCATGTCGGCCATCGCCTCGCCCCAGACCTCCGCCGAAACCTGCGTGGCGATCGCGGCGTCCGCGACGATCTCGGCCCGGTGTTCGCGCATGGACAGGTAGATCAGCACGCCCGTGCGGCCGTGCGTGCGCCGCTCCGCCCCGACCTTGAAGTGACGCACCGCCGCGTCGCGCACGCGCCCCTGCTTGATGGGGGCGGGGATCAGCGCGAACTTGAGCGGCCGCCACAGCTGGATCAGCCAGGTGCCCGCGAACTTCACGACGAACCCGGCGAGCGCCAATGAGAGAATTTCGCGCGTGGTCCATTCGTGGTTCCACCCGCCGAATAGCCATTCGACAAGGCGCAAGTAGAAGTCGGGCATCAGCGTGAATGCGGCCAACGCGAGCGTGCCGACCAGCACGGACCAGGCGAGCTGGATATCGCTGTAGCCATCGGACTGTTCGGCCAGCACGGTGACGATTTCGCCCGCGCTCTGCATCTCCGCCGCGGCCACCGCGGCAGAGACCTGCGCGTGCTCGGCTTCGTTCAGATAAGCCATCGTCAGCCCCCGCTACCAGCCACCGGATGCGCCGCCGCCGCCGAAGCTGCCGCCGCCACCCCCGAAACCGCCGCCGCCGAAACCGCCGCTGCCAAAGCCTCCGCCTCCACCACCGCCTGAGCGAGCGGCCGCGCTGAGCGCTTCCCACAGGATGATATTGCCCACTGCGCCGCCCATGCCGCCACGCTGGCGATAGCGCCGGCCCTTACGCCCGCCGCGCATCATCGGCAGGATGACGAAGAACAGCAGGAACCCGCCCCAGATCAGCAGGCCGAACGGGAACCCGCCTTCGCCACCCGATCGCGCGCGTGTCTCTGCGGCCTGCGCCACCTTGGCCGCTTCTTCGGCAGGCAGCTCAAGCTGTTGGATGATCTGGTCGGCACCCGCGACGACACCGCCGGGCATGTCTCCCGCCCGGAACTTTGGCAGGATAGTGTTCTGCACGATCAGCGTGGAATAGCCGTCGGTCAGGACAGGCTCCAGGCCATAGCCGACTTCGATCCGTACCTTGCGGTCGTTCGGGGCGACCAGCAGGATCACGCCATCGTTGCGCTGTTCGTCGCCGATGCCCCACTTGCGCCCAAGCTGGTAACCGTAGTCGGCGATGTCATAGCCCTGCAGACTCGGCACCGTGGCGACGACGAACTGGCGCTGGTTGCGCTGTTCGAAGGCGGTCAGCTTGCTGTCGAGCTGCGCCTCGACCGCGGGCGGGAGGATGTTGGCCGCATCGACCACCCGCCCGGTGAGAGCGGGAAACTCCTGCGCCGCGACTGGCGACGCGAGGAGCGCCGCCAGCCAGGCGAAGACCAGCGCGAGTGAGCGCGCCAAGGGTTACTGGTTCGCGGCCGAAGCGGTCGGCGCCGGCGCGTTGTCATTGGCGCCGGTCGCCCGCGTAGCCGAACCTGAGGGCGTCATGTCGAGCGTGGGCGCCACTTCGGCACCGGCGGTGACCGCCTTGTACGGCACGATCGGCTTCGCGCCGTAGATCACGTTGGCGCCGATCGCGCTGGGGAACGTGCGGATCTCGGTGTTATAGTCGCGCACCGCCTCGTTGTAGTCGCGGATCGAGATGCGGACCTTGTTCTCGACCCCTTCGAGCTGGCCCTGCAGCATCTGGTAATTGGTGATGGACTTGAGGTCGGGATACGCTTCGAAGTTCGCGAGCAGGCGGCCAAGGCCCGAGCTCAGCTGGTTCTGCGCCGCCTGGTATTCCGCCATCTTGGCGGGATCGGTCAGGTCGTCGGCGTTGATCTGGACGCTCGTCGCCTTCGCGCGGGCCTCGATCACGTCGGTGAGGATGCCGCGCTCCTGCTCTGCCGCGCCCTTGGCGACTTCGGCGAGATTGGGAACGAGATTGGCACGTTCCTGGAACGCTGCCTCGACATCGGCCCAGCGCGCCTTCGCGGTTTCTTCCTTGGTGGGGATCGAGTTGATGCCGCAGGCGGAAAGGCCGATCGCGGCCATCGCGACCACGACGGTGCGGCGGAGAGTGGTGAAGGTCATTGCGTCGAGCATCCTATGCAAGCAGCTGTCAACACGGCGCGAAAGGCGCGCCCGGCCTGTATTGCGGTTCTAGCACACCGGCCGGCGCGTTCAAGCGGCCCACCGCTTGCTACTCAAGAAAATCGGGGGCACATCTCACGCTGACATAACCGGGCAGGAGGTGGAACGTGTTCACAGAGTTCAAGGAATTCATCAACCGCGGCAACGTGCTTGATCTGGCGGTGGCGGTGATCATCGGCGCGGCCTTCGGCAAGATCGTCACGTCGCTCACCGACAGCGTCATCATGCCGGTGATCGGCTGGCTGTTCGGCAACACCGATTTTTCAAGCTATTTCATTCGTCTGGGGCCGATACCTGAGACGTACAATGGTTCGCTGACGAACTATGCCGCGCTCAAGGAAGCGGGCGTGCCGATGATCGGTTATGGCGACCTTGTGACCCAGGTGGTCAACTTCCTCATCGTGGCCTGGGTCATCTTCCTGGTCGTGAAGGCCGCCAACAAGGTCAATCGCCGTCCGGACGAAACGCCAGCGGGGCCGAGCGAGATCGAGCTGCTGGCGGAAATCCGCGATGAGCTGCGGCGGCGCGTCTAGTCACTTCACATTCAGCGCAGGGCGACTATATCCGTCGGTGCCGGTCCAAGGGAAACCGAGGGCCGGATATGGCGATAAATTGCGGTGTGCAATAGATACAGCGGACCCGGGGGCAGTACCCGGCGGCTCCACCACCTCCTCTGGCGTTGCAGGGGAAATGACGGGGCCGAACTAGGATCGACGTGTATTGAAAAGCATCGTTTTTGCTCGGGCTGAGTAACCCGTTCAAGGCTCAAAACCCACAAGTGCCAACGACAACGAAGCACTTGCTCTCGCTGCGTAATTCTAGGGGCTAACGCCCTGAAGTTACAAGGCTTTGAGCACGGTTCGGACCGAACCGGGTAACAGAATCGGAAACCGGGGGCCCGGGGGAGCCTAGCAACAGAATCCCCCACCTTCATTTTATTGCTGGACCGACTTGGCCCCGATCGCGGCGGTCCTCGCCCCCCCGAAACAAGGACGGGGAGCCTAGCAACAGAATCCCCCACCTTCTCTACATCGCTGGCGCCTTGGAAGGCTGGCCGATCCAGCGGCCTGAGTTCGCGTACTCCGCCTTGATCCCGCTCGTCTGCGGCAGGTTCTCCGCTTTGAATGCGGCGTCCCCGCCGCGCGCCTGCACGGCCGCGCTGTAAGCGGGGGGCGGGGGCGGGACATACGCTGCCGACTGCGCCGCCGCCTTGCGTTTCGCCGCCTCGTACGCCTGCGCCAGCAGCACCGGATCGGGCGCGGAGTCGGGGGTCAAGGCCTCGCTGCGCGGGTGCGGCGCAGCCATTGGCTCCCCGCCGCGGTAGCGCGCGGCGAAGGCTTCGGAGCGTCCGGCGAGCCCGCGCCACTTGTAGAACGTATGCAGCCCGATCGTCCCGACGTTCTGCAGGCTGGAGGCCCAGTATGGCAGCACGTACGTCGCGTGATAATGCGTGGCCAGGCCGATCGGCCGGTACACGTATCCCGCCAGCGATGCAGCGGCGACCGAGCGGGCGCGCGCCCATGTCGTCCGGGACGGAACCCGTGCCAGCGAGCCATCGCAGGTGAAGCTGAACTGGCACCCGGTGCGCCGCTCGCTGCCCTGGAATACCACCCCGCATACGCTGTTGGGATAGCTGGGATGCGCCACGCGGTTGAGGATCACTTGCGCCACCGCGCGCTGCCCCTCGGTCGGCTCGTTTGCCGCTTCGTAGTACAGCGCCAGCGTCATGCACTGTAGCGCGCGCGCCTTGTCGAGCCCGCTGCCGATCGCGGTGAACGCGCGGGCCGAGGCACTGGCGAGTGGCTCGTCCGCGTCGGAGTGCGCCCCGGTGTCGAGCGGCGGCGGCAAGTCGTCAGTGAGCGCCAGATCGTCCGACGGGGCCGCCGGCACATCCATCAGGTAGAAGAACGCCGACCCGGGAAAGCTTTCGCCCGGTGTCTCGAACGGCATCACGCGCGCCGCCGCCGGGCTGCCGGCATCGTCGAAAGCGCCCCATTCACCGGGCGCGGCCATCGCCGGCACGGCGATCGCCGCGGCGAGCGTGAGCAGCCGCCGCCCCCGGTGTGGACCGTCCAGCGTCAGCAGCGCACGCAGCCGGTCGATCGGCCGGGGAGGCCGCGGGCGGCGGGGCAGGCGAGGTGATGCGGGCAACATGGCTCCTTGGACAGCAAGTGCGCCTACGTCCGCACACCGGTTGGCGCGAGCGCGGTGACTGGCAGTGTCCCTTGGCGGAACAGCCCGCAGGGAATGGTTACCTCGCATGCCTCACCACCGGTTAACTTGCCTCAGGCCGCGCTGCCGCCTATGGGCGCCGCGACGTCATGGGTGCTCGCGAAAGCGGGCCTAAGAGGGAAGGGGGTGCGATGCCCCCGCTGCCCCCGCAACTGTGACCGGGGAGGCTGCCCCCAGATGCCACTGGGACACCGGGAAGGCGGGGGCAAGCTGGCGATCCGGGAGCCAGGAGACCTGCCGGTGATGGTCGTTCGAGCCGGCGGGCGGGGTGTACCGAAGGCAAGCGCAGGGGGGCCAGTTCCGGCCCGGCCTTCGTCATGAGCGACTTCGCACATGACAGGAGGATCAATGCCCAAGTATCTGTTTTTGCTGAGTGCTGCCGCGTGCGCTTCGTCTGCCGCGGCGCAGATTCCCGATACCGGGATCACCGTCACCGCGACCGGTACCCGCAGCGAGGTGGAGGTGTCCGGCCAGCCGGTCACTGTCATCGGGGAGGCGGAGATCGACGCGGTCCAGGGGGCCGACATCGCCCGGGTCCTGCGCCGCGCGCCGGGCGTGACCATCACCCGCAACGGCCCGCCGGGCGCCTTCACCGGCGTGCGCGTGCGCGGCGCGGCGGCCGAGCAGCTGCTGGTGCTGGTCGACGGGGTCCGGGTCGCCGATCCGGCGGCGCCGGGCGGCGGGTTCGACTTTGGCAACCTGGCGGCGGGCGAGGTCGAGAAGCTTGACCTGCTGCGCGGCTCCAATTCCACCATCTGGGGATCGGATGCGATCGGCGGGGTGCTGCTCGTCACGACCCGCAACCGCCGCGGATTGACCGCCAGTGGCGAATACGGCGCGGACGACAGCAGCTATCTCACCGCCAGCGGCGGCGTGGGGAGCGACGCATTCTTCCTCGGCGGATCGGCCGGGTGGCAGCGGACCCATGGCTTCTCGGCAGCGGCATCGGGCAGCGAGGCCGACGGGTCCGAGCAATGGTCCGGCAACCTGCGCGCCCGCGCCTACCTCTCGCCCGCGCTGGAACTGTTCGCGCTGGGGCGATATGTCGAAGGCGATCTCGATCTCGACGGGTATCTGGCGCCCAGCTTCACCTTCGCCGATACGGACGAGCGCCAGCACACCCGGCAATACACCGGCGCGGGAGGCGCGATCTACGACAGCGGGCCGCTGTACCTGCGCGGGGCTTACTCGTTCGCCGACACCGAGCGCGCGACATTCGACACGCAGGACAGCACCGCTCCCAACTACACCACCGATGGCCATTCGCAGCGGGTGGACCTGCGCGGGGAGTGGCGCCCGATCGGCCCGCTGATCGTGAACTTCGGCGGGGAGAGTGAATGGACCCGCTTCGCCACCTCGTTCGACGCGGCGGAGCGGACCAGCATCTGGGGCGCTTACGCGCAAGCCGGGATCGAGTTCGGCAAGCTCGCCGCCCACGCCGGGCTGCGCCACGACCGCCACGCGCGGTTCGGCGGCGAGACCAGCGTGGGAGCCGACGCCAGCTACGAAGTCGCGCCCGACCTGCGGGTGCGCGCATCGTATGGCGAAGGGTTCAAGGCGCCGACGCTGTTCCAGCTGCTGAGCGACTACGGCAACGCCGCGCTCCAGCCCGAACGCAGCCGCAGTTTCGATGTGGGCCTCGCCTGGCGGACCCGCGCCGCGCCCACTTGGGGTGCGGTGACGCTGTACCGGCGCGACAGTAGCGACCTGATCGACTTCGTTTCCTGCTTCGGCGTGAGCGGCGGCATCTGCACCGATCGCCCGTTCGGCACGTACGACAACGTCAGCCGCGCCCGCGCCCAAGGGTTCGAGGTCGAGGTCGGTCTTGCGCCCAGCGAGCGGCTGCGGACCAGCGTCGCGTACAGCTATCTCGATGCGGAGGACCGCGCGACCGGCAACCGGCTCGCGCGCCGTCCGCGCCACGCGCTGACCGCCACTGCCGACTGGAGCGCGCCGTTCGGCGTCGTGCTGGGCGGCGACGTGCGGCTGGTGGGTGACAGCTTCGACGACGCGGGTAACTTCACCGCGATCGACGGGTATGTGCTGACCGACGTGCGCGCTAGTGTCCCGCTCGGCGACACGTTCGAGCTGTTCGGCCGGGTCGAGAACCTGTTCGATGCGCGTTACACCGAAGTCGCCGGATACGGCACGCGCGGGCGGGCGGCGTTCGTGGGGGCGCGGGTTCGGCTGTGAAGGTCGCGCTGGTCGCGCTGGCGCTGCTGGCGGGGTGCGCCGCCCCGCCAGCGTCCCCGCCGCCAGCTGCCACTCCGCGGGCGCACCCGACGATCGTCAGCCTCAACCCGTGCACCGACGCGATCCTCGCCGAAGTCGCAGACCCGGCGCAGATCCTGGCGGTAAGCCACTACAGCCACGATCCGCGCGGCACCTCGATGGACCTCGCCAAGGCGCGGCGGTTCCGCGCAACCGGCGGGACCGTGGAGGAAGTGCTGGCGCTGAACCCGGACATGGTCGTCGGCACCACCTTCATGGACCCGGCGACACGCGGCGCACTGGCCGACCTCGACCTGCGGGTCGAGACGGTCGGGATCGCCTCGACCGTGGCCGACAGCCTTACGCAGGTTCGCCAACTGGCCGCGCTGGCCGGGCATCCCGAACGGGGCGAGGCGCTGGTCGCGCGGATCGAGGCGGCCCTGGCAGACGCCCGGCCGTCCGGCGCGCCAGTGCCCGCGATCCTGTGGCAGCCAGGCGGCATCGTGCCGGGCGACGGCGCGTTGGTGAGCGAACTGATGCGCCGCACCGGCTTTGCCAACCACGCCGCGGCGCGCGGACTGGGGCAAGCCGATTACCTGTCGCTCGAGCGCTTGCTGAGCGATCCGCCGCGCGTGCTGCTGGTAGCGGGCAGCGAGCGCGGTCAGCACCACCCCGCGCTCCGGCACGTGCCGCACTTGCAGCGCGCCGCATTCGATCCGGCGCTGCTCTATTGCGGCGGTCCGACGATCATCCGGGCGGCGGGACGACTGGCTCAGATCAGGGACGGGCTGTCGTGACGCGCGCTGTCGTCATCCTCCTCGCCCTGATCGCGCTGGCCTTCCCGCTGTCGCTGCTGGCCGGGCGGGTGTGGGTCGATCCGTGGAGCACGCCCAACGCGGCCGCGATCCTGGCCGAACTGCGCCTGCCGCGTAGTCTTCTGGCGCTGATCATCGGGGCCGGGCTGGGGGCAAGCGGCGCCGCCATGCAGGGATACTTGCGCAACCCGCTCGCCGATCCGGGGCTGTTCGGGATCGCGCCGGGTGCGGCGCTGGGGGCGGTCGCCAGCCTGTGGTTCGGGTTCGCCGCCGCGCCCTACTTGCTGCCGGTCTTCGCGCTGGCGGGAGCAGCCGGCGCGATGGCGCTGCTGTCGCTGATCGCGGGGCGCACCCTCAGCGGGACAGGGGGCATCGCCCTGTTCACGCTGGCGGGCATGATGATCGCCAGCCTGGCGGGCGCGCTGACCAGCTTTGCCATCAGCCTTGCGCCCAATGCCTTTGCGATGAGCGAGATCGTCACCTGGCTGATGGGCGCGCTGACCGACCGGTCGTGGCGCGAGGTGTGGATTGCCCTCCCGCTGACCCTCGCGGGGATCGGCTGCCTGGCGATGGCCGCGCGCGATCTCGATGCGCTGGTGCTGGGAGACGGCGCGGCGCGCAGCCTGGGCATGGAGACGCGCCGGATGCAGGGCTGGCTGATCGCGGGCGTGGGCCTGACGGTGGGCAGCGGGGTCGCGGTCGCCGGGATCGTCGGCTTCGTGGGGCTGATCGTCCCGCACCTCGTCCGCCCGTTGACCGACCGCCGGCCATCGTCGGTGATGCTGCCGAGCGCGCTCGCCGGCGCGCTGCTGGTGCTGGTGGCGGACTGCGTGTGCCGGGTGCTGCCGCTGGTGACGGAGCTGCGGCTCGGCATCGCGCTCAGCCTGGTGGGCGCGCCGTTCTTCCTGTGGTTGCTGCTGCGGATGCGCCTGGGCCGGCCAGGGGGGCTGGCATGATCCTGCGCGCGAACGATGTCTCGCTGGAAGGCCGACTCAATTCCCTATCTCTGGCGCTGGAGCCGGGGCGGATCACCGCGATCTGCGGCCCCAACGGCGCGGGCAAGTCGAGCCTGCTGCAGTGCCTTGCAGGATTGCTCCGCCCCGACACCGGATCGGTGACGCTGGACGGTGCCGAGTTGCAGGGGGTGCATCCGCGCGAACGGGCGAAAGCGATCGGTTACCTGCCGCAGGACGGCGAAGTGGCCTGGGACGTGGCCGTACGCACCCTGGTCGCGCTGGGGCGCCTGCCGCACCGCGACCGGGGCACCGCGCAAGTGGACGGCGCTCTCGCCGCGCTGGACCTGATCGCGCTGGCGGATCGTCCGGTGTCGCGCCTGTCGGGCGGCGAGAAGGCGCGGGTGCTGCTGGCGCGTGTGCTGGCGGGGGCGCCGCGCTGGATCCTGGCCGACGAACCGCTCGCCGCGCTCGATCTCGCACATCAACTCAGCCTGCTGGCGCACCTTCGGCGCGCGGCCGATGCCGGCGTTGGCGTGGTGCTGGTGCTGCACGACCTGGCGCTGGCGATGAACCATGCGGACCGCGTGTTGGTGCTGGACCGCGGTACGAAAGCGGCCGACGGCGCTCCCGAAGAAGCGCTGTCGGCCGCGATCATCCAGCAAGTCTGGGGCGTTCCCGCGCGCTGGCTGGGAGAGCCCGGCGCGCGGGCACTGGTGGCGGGACGCCCTCCCGCTTAGCCGGTCTCGTCACCGCTGCTCGGGATCGTGCTCGTTCCCGAGCCAGTGCCGCCGGTCAGGCCGAGCGCCTCGAGCATCGGCTGCACGTTGGGTTCGCGCCCGGTGAACGCCCGGTACATCTCGAAGTAGTCCTGCGTCCCGCCCTGGCTCAGCACCGTGCGGCGGAAGTGATCGCCGTTCTGCCGGGTCAGGCCGCCGTTCTCCATGAACCACTTGCGGCTGTCGCGGTCGAGCATCTGGGTCCACAAGTACGAATAGTACCCCGCCGAATAGCCCGCCGGATCGGAGAAGATGTGCCGGAAGTAGCTCGTACGGTACCGGGGCGGCACCAGGTCCACCGCCAGGCCGAGTTCGCTGAGCGCGTTGTTCTCGAACGTGTTCACCGCCGCCGGGGTGTTGATCGCCGCCGCCTGCGCGGGGGTGAGAGCGTGCCACTTCATGTCGAGCAGCGCGGCTTCCACCACTTCGCCAAACTGGTAGCCCTGGTCGTACTTCGACGCCGCTTCCATCTTGGCGATCAGTTCCTGCGGGATCGGGGCGCCGGTCTGGTAATGCTTGGCGTAGTTGGCCAGCACTTCGGGGTGGCTGGCCCACATCTCGTGGACCTGGCTCGGGTACTCGACAAAGTCGCGCGCGGTCGCGGTGCCCGACAGGCTTTCGTATTTCTGGTTGGCGAAGAACCCGTGCAGCGCGTGGCCGAATTCGTGGAACGTCGTCTCCACCCAGTCGAAGCTGATGAGCTGCGGCTGGCCTTCGGGCGCCTTGGGGATGTTGAGCACGTTGTAGATCACCGGCTTGGTGCCGTTGAGCTTGGACTGCTCGACGAAGTTGCTCATCCACGCGCCGCCGCGCTTGTTGTCGCGCTGGAACGGGTCGAAGTAGAAGATGCCCAGCTGGCTGCCGTCGGCTTCGAACACGTCGTACACCCACACGTCGGGGTTGTAGACGGGCAGGTCGGTCCGCTGCTTGAAGCTGAGGCCGTAGAGCCGGTTCGACATGAAGAACACGCCGTCTTCCAGCACGCGGCGCAATTCGAAATACGGCTTCACCGCGTCTTCGTCGATCGCGTACTTCTTGGCCTTGAGCTTGTCGGCGTACATCGCCCAGTCCCACGGCTTGACGGTGAAGTTCTGGCCGCTGGCCTTGATCTCCGCATTCAGCGCGGCGGCGTCGCGCCGCTGGGTCGCCTCGAGCGCGGGGACCATCTGCTGCATGAAATCGAGCGCGGTCTTGGGGTTCTTCGCCATGCGATCGTACATCTGGTACGTCGCCCAATCGGGCGCGCCGAACAGCGCGGCCTTCTGCGCGCGGAGCTGGACGATCTCGGCCACCAGCGCGCGGGTGTCGTTCTCGCCGCCCGTCTCGGCGCGGTTCCAGCTCGCGTTGAACAGCGCTTCGCGGGTAGCGCGATCGGTCAGCGTCGCGAGCGCTGGCTGCTGGGTGGTGTTCTGCAGGGTGATGACCTGCGCACCCGGCGCCCCGCGCTCGGTCGCCGCCTTCTTCGCGGCCGCGATGTCGGCATCGGACAGGCCGGCGAGCTTGGCTTCCTCGGTGATGACGAGCGCTGCGTCCTTGGTCGCCTGGGTCAGCCGCTGGCCGAACGTGGTGGTCGCGGCCGACAGACGGGTGTTGATGTCCTTGACCTGTTCCTTTTGCGCCGCGGTCAGCTGCGCGCCGGCGTGGACCATGCCTTCATACGTGTCTTCGAGCAGCTTGGCGTCCTCGGTGTCGAGGTTCAGCGCAGCGCGCCCGTCATACACCGCCTTGACCCGCTGGAAGAGCGCAGGGTTCAGGCTAATCGCATCGTAATGCTGGGTCAGCTTGGGGCTGATCTCGGCGTCGATCGCGTCCAGCGTGTCGTTGGTGTTGGCCCCGGTCAACGTGCCGAACACCCGGCCTACCCGGCCCAGCATCGCGCCCGATTGCTCCAGCGCGACGATCGTGTTTTCAAACGTGGGCGCGGCGCGGTTGTTCACGATCGCCTGGATCTCGGCATCGTGGATCGCCATCGCCTGTTCGTAAGCCGTACGGAAGTCGCCGTCGGAAATCTTGCTGAAGTCAGGCGCGCGCAGCGGCAGCGTGCTGTCGGCGGCAAAGTAACCGGTCGCCTGCGGCAGGGCGACGGCGGGGCCGTCCATCGTGGTATTCTGCATCGTGCTGCATCCTGCGAGCAGCGAGCCGACAGCCGCTGCGACGAAAAGCCTGGTCATCTTCAAGTGAAATTCTCCCTGGGAACACGCAGGCCCGCGCGCGGCGGGTTGCGCTGTCAGCAACTACGCTTGAGCCGCGGATTGGTTGCCGCTGCAACCACTATGGCCGCAACGGATATTGCACAACCGGCTCGTAGTGCGATCCCCCGGTGCCAAGGGTGCTCTCGACCAGTTGGAACGCGTCCACCGGCCATTCGGGCGCGCGGAACGGTCCCGCCTGCGCCAGCCACGCGCCGGTCGGCCCGGCGGCGCCGCTCAGCCGGGCGAGCGTGACGTGGG is part of the Altererythrobacter sp. TH136 genome and harbors:
- the mscL gene encoding large conductance mechanosensitive channel protein MscL is translated as MFTEFKEFINRGNVLDLAVAVIIGAAFGKIVTSLTDSVIMPVIGWLFGNTDFSSYFIRLGPIPETYNGSLTNYAALKEAGVPMIGYGDLVTQVVNFLIVAWVIFLVVKAANKVNRRPDETPAGPSEIELLAEIRDELRRRV
- a CDS encoding TPM domain-containing protein, with the protein product MARSLALVFAWLAALLASPVAAQEFPALTGRVVDAANILPPAVEAQLDSKLTAFEQRNQRQFVVATVPSLQGYDIADYGYQLGRKWGIGDEQRNDGVILLVAPNDRKVRIEVGYGLEPVLTDGYSTLIVQNTILPKFRAGDMPGGVVAGADQIIQQLELPAEEAAKVAQAAETRARSGGEGGFPFGLLIWGGFLLFFVILPMMRGGRKGRRYRQRGGMGGAVGNIILWEALSAAARSGGGGGGGFGSGGFGGGGFGGGGGSFGGGGASGGW
- a CDS encoding NUDIX hydrolase — protein: MRKAPEEVVWEGRFIVARKRGRWEYVSRARGIRAALIVAIDQGHVLLVEQFRVPMGLRSLELPAGLVGDADDADEETETAARRELEEETGYRAGRMEDCGQFFSSPGMLSESFYLFRASGLTKVGDGGGTDSEDITVHRVPLDEVPAFVEERRRAGVGIDAKLLLLLGASIIGRG
- a CDS encoding cell wall hydrolase, translating into MPASPRLPRRPRPPRPIDRLRALLTLDGPHRGRRLLTLAAAIAVPAMAAPGEWGAFDDAGSPAAARVMPFETPGESFPGSAFFYLMDVPAAPSDDLALTDDLPPPLDTGAHSDADEPLASASARAFTAIGSGLDKARALQCMTLALYYEAANEPTEGQRAVAQVILNRVAHPSYPNSVCGVVFQGSERRTGCQFSFTCDGSLARVPSRTTWARARSVAAASLAGYVYRPIGLATHYHATYVLPYWASSLQNVGTIGLHTFYKWRGLAGRSEAFAARYRGGEPMAAPHPRSEALTPDSAPDPVLLAQAYEAAKRKAAAQSAAYVPPPPPAYSAAVQARGGDAAFKAENLPQTSGIKAEYANSGRWIGQPSKAPAM
- a CDS encoding PspC domain-containing protein, which produces MSAIDRQRPAVTPVRSGFGLDRANGKIFGVCSGIGLHFGIDPMIVRAVFAIGTIIGLGSFVLIYLAIALIAD
- a CDS encoding LemA family protein, which translates into the protein MLDAMTFTTLRRTVVVAMAAIGLSACGINSIPTKEETAKARWADVEAAFQERANLVPNLAEVAKGAAEQERGILTDVIEARAKATSVQINADDLTDPAKMAEYQAAQNQLSSGLGRLLANFEAYPDLKSITNYQMLQGQLEGVENKVRISIRDYNEAVRDYNTEIRTFPSAIGANVIYGAKPIVPYKAVTAGAEVAPTLDMTPSGSATRATGANDNAPAPTASAANQ
- a CDS encoding SDR family oxidoreductase yields the protein MSGRVAGKLALVTGAAQGLGAAHCQVLACEGARVLCTDVNGAGAEATAAAINDAHGAGTAFAMQHDVTSEDQWNAAIEMARDQLGGLSVLVNNAGVGVRGNIETCTLEDWRRGFAINVESVFLGCQKALPLMKDNQPGSIINISSIAGLIASDTMPGYNASKAAVWMLSKSVALYCGKMGWNIRCNSVHPTFVDTPILDGMVASSGREKSVIMDKLARQIPLKRVGEPREIADGVLFLASDESSFMTGAELKLDGGISAM